CGAGCGCTTCTTGAGCGAGCTTCCGGGACTTGGTGCGTCGTTTGGAAGGGGTGTTCCAAACGGTCCGGTCCAGGACCTCCCCGAGGCGATGCGGACAGTTGTCAGCACGCGTCAGGGCGAAAGCCTCAGGCGGCTAAGCTCATGTCCCTCAGTGAGTTAAAGGATTCGAGTTGGGCGAAGACGGTGTTCCAAATCTCTCCCGTTAGGGTACCCAAGCGGGTTGTCGGGCCCATCAGGGTGACCAAACGGGATCGCTGGAACCCTCAGCGACTGGCCCGTGGCAGAGGCCTCTCGCCCAGACCTCTGACGGGCGCAGGATCCTCTAAGGACCCGAGATGAAGCACTTCTGCCGAAAACCCACCTACCCCGGCGAGATCCTGCACCACGAGTCTCTGGTGCCGCTCGGCCTCACCCAGAAGGCCCTTGCCGATCACATTGGCTGCAACAGCAAGGTCATCAACCGCATCGTCAACGGCCGCGAGGGCGTCACCACCGAGATGGCTCCGAAGTTCGGTGCGGCGCTCGGCACGACGCCTGAGTTCCAGCTAAATGCGCAGAAGGCGGTCGACTTGTACCGCGCAGGCGAGAGTATCGAACGTCTGCCGAAGCCGATCTCGAAGGCGAGCTGAAGGCAGCAGGCACCTCCGACTTCGAGCTCTCACAATCTACTTCTCGCTCAGGTCCGGCTGCGAGGTGAGCCCCTCGCACCCCTTTCTGGCGAGTCGTCGTCGACTGGAGATCAGCCGGGCCGGGGGCAGGCCCCGCCCCCACGCAGAAACCGGGACACCGGTGGCAGTAGGCCTGTGCGTCACCCGGCGCTCCTGATAGGGTGGCCGGCAACGCGCACCAGGACGTGCACCTGGCCGGACGGGAGACCCGTCCGGTGCTCGGCTGAGAGGAGGGAACCGCCTGAGCCAGGAGATTCGCGCAGACTATTGCATTGCCGGGGCCGGGGCCGCGGGCTCGGTGCTGGCGGCCAAGCTGGCGGCGACCGGCAAGAGGATCGTGCTGCTGGACCAGGGCCTCAGCTACTCGGAGGCGGACCGCGCCGACCTGCTGCGTCGGGGTGTCGAGACCCTCAGCGACTACGCCGACTACAACGACGACGCGCCGGCCGGGACGGTCACGCCGCACGGCTCGGCCGAGCCCGATGGGCAGGTCGTGGACTGGGCGGCCCAGCGGTTGTTCGGCATCGGGGGGACCGCGCTGCACTTCGAGGGCATCATGGGGCGCCCGCTCGAGGACGATCTCAGGGTGAGGTCCTTGTACGGCTTCGGGCGCGACTGGCCCATCGGCTACGCCGAGCTCGAGCCCTGGCTGCTGAGCGCCGAACGGGAGGTCGGGGTGGCCGGAAACGACGACAACCCCTACGCCTCGGCCCGATCGGGGCCGTTCCCCATGCCGGGCCACGCGTTCTCCTACTTCGATCGCGAGATCTTCGGTCCGGCGCTGGGGGCTCTGGGCATCACCGGGCACTCCTCGCCCCGCGCCATCCCTACCGAGCCGTACGGCGGCCGCTCGGAGTGCCTGGCTTGCCGGGCGTGCAAGTTCTGTCCCTCGGGGGCCCGGTACTCGCCGGACCGGGTGCATATCCGGGCAATCGAGGGACAGGAGAACGTGACGATCTTGCCGGGCGTGAGCCTGAGGCGTCTGGAGACCTCGCCTGCGGGGGACCGGATCGTGGCGGCCCACGCGCTGCGGGTGGAGGATCGCTCGCCCCTGGTGGTCACGGCGGAGCGCTTCGTGGTGGCTCTGGGAGGGGTCGAGACACCCCGTCTCCTGCTCCTCTCGGCCGCCGAGAGCGCCGCCGGCGACGGCCTGGGGAACCAGGGCGGGCAGCTGGGTCGGGGGTTCAGCGACCATGTCCACCCTTATGTCACCCACGACATCGGGCAGCATGCCGGAAGCCGGCTGGGTTTCGAGACCATGGTCACCGAGCACTTCAGGGTGCACGCGGACCGGCGCCAGGAGAACACCTTCTGGATGCTCGGCTCGCCGGCCATGGATTGGTTCCCGGTGGGCATGGAGGCCGCGAGCTGGGCGACGCGGGGAGAGGTGCTCTCCCTCGATGCGCTCCGCGAGAGCATCCCCCGCATGGTGACGCTCTCGGGCATGGTGGAGCTCGGGGGCGACGGCGTGCTCGACCTGGACCCCGATCAGCTGGACGCGTTTGGATCGCCGGTTGCCAGGATCACCCTGACGCTCACCGATCGAGACCGGAATGCCCCGGCGAAGATGGGCGAGGTGGCGGCCGAGATCGGCGAGGCCATGGGCGCTCTGAACATGTCCGAGATCACGCCGCCGGAATTCGGCCTGGGCTACCACCCCTCGGGCGCCACGGCCATGGCCGACTCGCCGGACGACGGCGTGTGCGACCCGGACCTCAAGGTGTTCGGGCAGGAGAACCTCTACCTGGTGAGCAATTCGGTCTTCCCGCACATGGGGGCCAATCCCCCCACGCTGACGATCATCGCGCTGGCCCTCCGGCTGGCGGATCACCTCGAAGGGAGGAACGCTTCATGAGCCGGTCGGAGTGGAAGCGTCGCGATTTCCTCAAGCTGATGATGACGCTGCCGGTGGGCTACGCCCTCGGGTGTGCCGTGGAGACCAGGACGCCGGCGCAGGAGTCGCTGGGCAGGTTGGTGCTGGCCCTGGGGCCCTGGTCGCAGGGCGAGCGGGAGCGCGCGCAGGAATTCGCCGAGCGGTTCCTCGCTGCGGAGCACCTGGTGGGCCTCTACCTGCCCGAGTCGAGCGGGGTGATCCGGAGCCTGGCGCAGCGCTTCCCGAAGGGCGCCATGGCGGTGGGGGAGCTGGAGCTGGGCGCCCTGCCCTCGGAGGAGCGCGAGCTCGCCGTGGAGCTGGTGCAGCAGCTCTACAGCCTCATCGAGGTGCGGTTCGAGATCTCGAACGAGCCCCGCTGGGGCGAGTGCCAGGGCGAGCGAACGCTCTTCTATGTGCGCTGACTTGTCAAGCTTCTGGTACTCGATTTGATGAGCTCAGGGGCTTCGTTTTGCTGTGGGGAGTAGTCCCCGACGCCCTTCTATCCGTGCCGGCCAAGTGGCCGATCACCCAATCCTGGCCTTCGCCGCGGGGCAGAGGCTGTGGAAGCCAGGAGGAGGCGCGCTGCGAGCTGATCGAGGCCGACATGTTCGCGAGCCTGCCCTTTCGGGCCGACGTCTGCATCTTGAAGCGGGTCGTTCACGATTGGCCTGACAGGAGGCGATCAAGATACTGACCAATTGCCGGGATGTTGTCGCCCCGACCGGCAGGATTCTAGTTGTCGAACCGGTCGTGACCGGTTTCCTCAGTGCGCTCATAGACGTGCTCATGTTGGCCTTTGGG
This portion of the bacterium genome encodes:
- a CDS encoding HigA family addiction module antidote protein is translated as MKHFCRKPTYPGEILHHESLVPLGLTQKALADHIGCNSKVINRIVNGREGVTTEMAPKFGAALGTTPEFQLNAQKAVDLYRAGESIERLPKPISKAS
- a CDS encoding GMC family oxidoreductase, whose amino-acid sequence is MLAAKLAATGKRIVLLDQGLSYSEADRADLLRRGVETLSDYADYNDDAPAGTVTPHGSAEPDGQVVDWAAQRLFGIGGTALHFEGIMGRPLEDDLRVRSLYGFGRDWPIGYAELEPWLLSAEREVGVAGNDDNPYASARSGPFPMPGHAFSYFDREIFGPALGALGITGHSSPRAIPTEPYGGRSECLACRACKFCPSGARYSPDRVHIRAIEGQENVTILPGVSLRRLETSPAGDRIVAAHALRVEDRSPLVVTAERFVVALGGVETPRLLLLSAAESAAGDGLGNQGGQLGRGFSDHVHPYVTHDIGQHAGSRLGFETMVTEHFRVHADRRQENTFWMLGSPAMDWFPVGMEAASWATRGEVLSLDALRESIPRMVTLSGMVELGGDGVLDLDPDQLDAFGSPVARITLTLTDRDRNAPAKMGEVAAEIGEAMGALNMSEITPPEFGLGYHPSGATAMADSPDDGVCDPDLKVFGQENLYLVSNSVFPHMGANPPTLTIIALALRLADHLEGRNAS